Proteins encoded together in one Zonotrichia leucophrys gambelii isolate GWCS_2022_RI chromosome 1, RI_Zleu_2.0, whole genome shotgun sequence window:
- the TSPAN9 gene encoding tetraspanin-9 isoform X3, with the protein MARGCLCCLKYMMFLFNLIFWLCGCGLLGVGIWLSVSQGNFATFSPSFPSLSAANLVIAIGTVIMVTGFLGCLGAIKENKCLLLSFFIVLLIILLAELILVILFFVYMDKVSESAKKDLKEGMKLYNSENNIGLKNAWNIIQAEMKCCGVNDYTDWYPVLGENIVPDRCCMENSQDCGRNSTESLWKTGCYEKVMSWFDDNKHVLGSIGMCVLIMQILGMAFSMTLFQQIHRTGKKYDA; encoded by the exons TTATGTGGCTGTGGTCTGCTGGGCGTGGGCATCTGGCTGTCAGTGTCACAAGGGAACTTCGCCACGTTTTCTCCCAGCTTCCCATCACTTTCAGCTGCCAATCTAGTCATTGCCATTGGCACAGTGATCATGGTGACCGGCTTCCTGGGCTGCCTAGGTGCTATCAAGGAAAACAAGTGCCTGCTGTTGAGC TTTTTCATCGTTTTGCTGATAATTCTCCTGGCTGAGCTGATATTAgtcattttattctttgtttatATGGACAAG GTCAGTGAGAGTGCAAAGAAGGAtttgaaggaaggaatgaagctgtacaattcagaaaataatattGGACTGAAAAATGCATGGAATATCATTCAAGCAGAG ATGAAATGCTGTGGTGTGAATGACTATACGGATTGGTACCCAGTGCTGGGAGAAAACATTGTTCCAGACCGATGCTGTATGGAAAATTCCCAAGACTGTGGACGGAACTCTACTGAATCACTGTGGAAAACG GGATGTTATGAGAAAGTCATGAGCTGGTTTGATGACAATAAGCATGTCCTTGGCTCGATTGGGATGTGTGTCCTCATAATGCAG attCTTGGCATGGCCTTCTCCATGACACTATTCCAGCAGATTCACAGGACTGGCAAAAAATATGATGCCTAA